ttataaattacTTCCTTTCTCCAACCTTTCCATTTCCACCATCGCCATATATTCTCTATCTGGAACGACGTACTTCATCAATGGAAGGCCAAGATCAACCATCATCCCCACCACGACCAACGCCAGGACTGTTTCCAACCCAAAGTCCTCCTTTCCTCTTCAGTACACCCTCACTCATCCCTTCCTCCTTCTCATCCTCATTAATGCACCCTCCTTTAGACCCTCATCATGACCAAGTTCTTGATCCAGAAATATTCGACTGGGTCAGCCAGCTTCTCTCTGGAGTTGATCAAGATCAAGCTGTGTTCACTGAAAATATCAAGCCAATGAGGGAAAGTGCTTCCTCAATAATGGCTGAAAATGGGGATGTGGAAGAAAAGGGTGATTACAAGGATAAGAGAAAAGTTGGTAGGATGAAAAAAGCTGCAACACGACCTAAGTTCGCGTTTCAGACTCGGAGTACGGACGATATTCTCGATGATGGGTACCGGTGGAGAAAATATGGACAGAAAGCTGTGAAGAATAGCATTTATCCCAGGTCTGCAAATTAAAgatcattctcatacccatttttttttttttttttttacgttgcatgcatgcatgcaatatgcatggctgaattatttataaaatctatatatagcTACCACTTCATATTAACTTTGTTAATTTTTCAATATGTTTCTTTGTATTATCacataattctatatataatcaatatccaaacaaataatatatacgaaaattaatatatgcaaaaaatagaatattacatattaacaaaaataagttaataattTTGACATATTAAGTGGTCAGATGATCATATCAGTAACACCCCTACAATAACAAAGGT
This window of the Juglans regia cultivar Chandler chromosome 12, Walnut 2.0, whole genome shotgun sequence genome carries:
- the LOC109004868 gene encoding probable WRKY transcription factor 57 isoform X2; its protein translation is MEGQDQPSSPPRPTPGLFPTQSPPFLFSTPSLIPSSFSSSLMHPPLDPHHDQVLDPEIFDWVSQLLSGVDQDQAVFTENIKPMRESASSIMAENGDVEEKGDYKDKRKVGRMKKAATRPKFAFQTRSTDDILDDGYRWRKYGQKAVKNSIYPRHHGMGKPSSKFSFFDFWSSDN
- the LOC109004868 gene encoding probable WRKY transcription factor 24 isoform X1, with product MEGQDQPSSPPRPTPGLFPTQSPPFLFSTPSLIPSSFSSSLMHPPLDPHHDQVLDPEIFDWVSQLLSGVDQDQAVFTENIKPMRESASSIMAENGDVEEKGDYKDKRKVGRMKKAATRPKFAFQTRSTDDILDDGYRWRKYGQKAVKNSIYPRSYYRCTHHTCNVKKQVQRLCKDTSIVVTTYEGIHNHPCVKMMETLTPILKQIQFLSRF